The following proteins are encoded in a genomic region of Peromyscus maniculatus bairdii isolate BWxNUB_F1_BW_parent chromosome 12, HU_Pman_BW_mat_3.1, whole genome shotgun sequence:
- the Smim11 gene encoding small integral membrane protein 11 → MNWKVLEHVPLLLYILAAKTLILCLAFAGVKMYQRKSLEAKLQAEKKRSEKKEN, encoded by the exons ATGAACTGGAAG GTTCTTGAACACGTGCCCCTGCTGCTGTATATCTTGGCAGCAAAGACCCTGATCCTCTGCCTGGCCTTCGCCGGAGTGAAGATGTACCAAAGGAAAAGCCTGGAAGCGAAACTGCAAGCCGAGAAGAAGCGGTCGGAGAAGAAAGAGAACTGA
- the C12H21orf140 gene encoding uncharacterized protein C21orf140 homolog — protein MARLTNSLLKNIVIRTQFDSVRRKQCLQYLNTLRTLQYDGYKTVYFGETEIPETLVTGEDFSDSYYMNTPTWCILHAGGSQGWVPWKYRMFLRDDLCIKPEDSLFFEFCDVVKKAYGKCAIVVKGRRQQDEMKPKADKEGGAQACAPASVNLTSIVCSPGVAKSYGHELISLPSPYNYLNPLDSAWSSMKWFIINNRKEFCLQSVDNVYAYQYILFSDLISKGIEKVSLSKWKALTSKVRRWENYYLGKFS, from the coding sequence ATGGCTCGCTTGACAAACTCTCTTCTGAAGAACATTGTCATCAGAACTCAGTTTGACAGCGTCAGGAGGAAACAGTGTCTCCAGTATCTGAACACTCTGAGAACTCTGCAATATGATGGATATAAGACTGTGTATTTTGGGGAAACTGAGATCCCAGAAACTCTTGTCACTGGGGAAGATTTTAGTGATAGCTATTACATGAACACTCCAACCTGGTGTATTCTGCATGCCGGAGGCAGTCAAGGGTGGGTGCCTTGGAAATACCGGATGTTCTTAAGAGACGACCTGTGCATCAAACCGGAAGACAGCCTCTTCTTTGAGTTCTGTGATGTTGTGAAGAAGGCCTACGGGAAGTGCGCCATCGTGGTCAAAGGACGAAGGCAACAAGACGAGATGAAACCAAAGGCCGATAAGGAGGGGGGCGCCCAGGCCTGTGCCCCAGCAAGCGTTAACTTAACCAGCATCGTGTGTTCTCCGGGAGTGGCCAAGTCCTATGGCCATGAACTAATCTCTCTGCCCTCCCCCTATAACTACCTGAACCCCTTAGACTCTGCCTGGTCTTCTATGAAATGGTTCATCATCAACAACAGGAAAGAGTTTTGTCTGCAGTCTGTCGACAACGTCTACGCGTACCAGTACATACTTTTCAGCGACTTAATTAGCAAAGGGATCGAAAAGGTCAGCCTGAGCAAGTGGAAGGCCCTGACCAGCAAAGTGCGGAGGTGGGAGAATTACTATCTGGGGAAGTTTTCCTAA